A genomic segment from Streptomyces sp. NBC_00459 encodes:
- a CDS encoding glycoside hydrolase family 3 C-terminal domain-containing protein — protein sequence MGSPSQSAAHRLPFRDPGLPIDKRVDDLLGRLTLDERIALLHQCVPAVERLGVAAFRTGTEALHGVSWLGEATVFPQAVGLGATWDEGLVREVAEAVSVELRAFHHHRSAPNGIGRISLQAWAPVVNLLRDPRWGRNEEGYSEDPTHTARLGIAYCRGLAGDHPTYLRAAGLLKHFLAYNNEDDRCVTSSGLRPRVLREYDMAAFRPIVASGAATGAMAAYNLVNGRPCHVSPLLDELRSWAVPTGHELFVVSDAEAPGNLVDPEHYFDDHAEAHAAALRAGIDSFTEHNENSSITIGRLREALERGSINEADIDRAARRQLQLRFRLGEFDPDLDPYAGIGPEVIDSAEHRALALRAATDSVVLLKNDGLLPLRADGTPRIAVIGPHADALYEDWYSGTLPYRVGIASALRAAAGDVVVVEAADRIALRSRTTGKFLGGTAFDVTEWGDGVLTLRDADTGRYLTRRDDDSLVADPEVIKTWFINETFLLEPDPSGDADSVLLRNVFTGRYAVVDPDDGRVATTADSPQNAERWQRELLRDGAADARSAAAAADIAIVVLGNHPLINGRETEDRTGTALPATQEALLREVAAVRPETALIVMSSYPYAVDWAAGHLPAVLWTSHAGQETGRALTAVLLGDADPSGRLPQTWYRGDDELPPRLDYDVIKAGWTYQYHREAPLYAFGHGLSYTDFTYGDLLLSTPAVPQDGALDITVTLSNSGARPGSEVVQLYVRAVDARYEAPRLRLADFRKVRLEPGESREVAFRLSADRLAHWDVATDAFTVDPGAYEILVARSAEHVVRSAQLTVTGTAPAPREVVGRRVLAADFDDCADITLVDATRAAGDAVTPADAARPATLLFRSVDLSGATRFEAEVARESTGPAEARLEVRAGDRLLAHVTPPVTGGRRTWTTVSADTTAPGNGVQDLQLTLHGDFRFASFSFGLAAASDAIA from the coding sequence GTGGGTTCTCCGTCCCAGTCCGCCGCCCACCGCCTCCCGTTCCGTGACCCTGGTCTGCCGATCGACAAGCGTGTCGACGACCTGCTCGGGCGGCTCACGCTCGACGAGCGGATCGCGCTGCTGCACCAGTGCGTGCCGGCCGTCGAGCGCCTCGGCGTCGCCGCGTTCCGGACCGGCACGGAGGCTCTGCACGGTGTGTCCTGGCTCGGCGAGGCGACCGTCTTTCCGCAGGCCGTCGGATTGGGCGCGACCTGGGACGAGGGCCTGGTCCGTGAGGTGGCCGAGGCCGTCTCGGTCGAGCTGCGCGCCTTCCACCACCACCGCTCCGCGCCGAACGGCATCGGCCGCATCAGCCTCCAGGCATGGGCCCCCGTGGTGAACCTGCTGCGCGACCCGCGCTGGGGCCGCAACGAGGAGGGCTACTCCGAGGACCCGACACACACCGCGCGCCTCGGCATCGCCTACTGCCGGGGACTGGCCGGTGACCATCCGACGTATCTGCGCGCGGCCGGGCTGCTCAAGCACTTCCTCGCCTACAACAACGAGGACGACCGCTGCGTCACCTCCTCCGGTCTGCGCCCGCGCGTCCTGCGGGAGTACGACATGGCCGCCTTCCGCCCGATCGTCGCCTCGGGCGCGGCGACGGGCGCCATGGCCGCGTACAACCTCGTCAACGGCCGCCCCTGCCACGTCAGTCCGCTCCTCGACGAACTGCGGAGCTGGGCCGTACCGACCGGGCACGAACTGTTCGTCGTCAGCGATGCCGAGGCACCCGGCAACCTGGTGGACCCGGAGCACTACTTCGACGACCATGCCGAGGCCCACGCGGCGGCGTTGAGGGCGGGCATCGACAGCTTCACCGAGCACAACGAGAACAGCTCGATCACCATCGGCCGACTGCGCGAAGCGCTGGAACGCGGCTCCATCAACGAGGCGGACATCGACCGCGCCGCCCGACGCCAGCTGCAACTCCGCTTCCGGCTGGGCGAGTTCGACCCGGACCTCGACCCGTACGCCGGCATCGGCCCGGAGGTGATCGACTCGGCCGAACACCGAGCCCTGGCCCTGCGCGCCGCGACCGACTCGGTGGTGCTCCTCAAGAACGACGGCCTGCTGCCCCTCCGGGCGGACGGGACACCGCGCATCGCCGTCATCGGCCCGCACGCCGACGCCCTGTACGAGGACTGGTACAGCGGCACCCTGCCCTACCGGGTCGGCATCGCGTCCGCACTGCGCGCCGCCGCGGGTGACGTCGTGGTCGTGGAGGCCGCCGACCGGATCGCCCTGCGCTCCCGCACCACGGGGAAGTTCCTCGGCGGCACCGCGTTCGACGTCACCGAGTGGGGCGACGGGGTGCTGACACTGCGCGACGCCGACACCGGCCGGTACCTCACCCGAAGGGACGACGACTCGCTCGTCGCCGACCCCGAGGTGATCAAGACCTGGTTCATCAACGAAACCTTCCTTCTGGAACCCGATCCCTCCGGCGACGCCGACTCCGTGCTCCTGCGCAACGTCTTCACCGGCCGCTACGCCGTCGTCGACCCGGACGACGGCAGGGTCGCCACCACCGCCGACAGCCCGCAGAACGCCGAACGCTGGCAGCGTGAGCTGCTGCGGGACGGTGCGGCCGACGCCCGCAGCGCCGCCGCGGCTGCCGACATCGCCATCGTCGTCCTCGGCAACCACCCGCTCATCAACGGCCGCGAGACCGAGGACCGTACGGGCACCGCTCTGCCCGCCACCCAGGAGGCCCTGCTGCGCGAGGTGGCCGCCGTCCGCCCGGAGACCGCGCTGATCGTCATGAGCAGCTACCCCTACGCGGTCGACTGGGCGGCCGGCCACCTGCCGGCCGTGCTGTGGACCTCCCACGCCGGCCAGGAGACGGGCAGGGCGCTGACCGCCGTACTCCTCGGCGACGCCGACCCGTCGGGCCGGCTGCCCCAGACCTGGTACCGCGGCGACGACGAACTCCCGCCCCGGCTCGACTACGACGTCATCAAGGCCGGCTGGACCTACCAGTACCACCGCGAAGCACCCCTGTACGCCTTCGGCCACGGCCTGTCCTACACCGACTTCACCTACGGCGACCTGCTGCTGTCCACACCGGCGGTGCCGCAGGACGGCGCCCTCGACATCACGGTGACGCTGTCCAACAGCGGGGCGCGACCCGGCAGCGAGGTGGTCCAGCTCTACGTCCGTGCCGTGGACGCGCGGTACGAGGCACCCCGGCTGAGGCTCGCCGACTTCCGCAAGGTGCGTCTGGAGCCGGGGGAGAGCCGGGAGGTCGCCTTCCGGCTCTCCGCCGACCGGCTCGCCCACTGGGACGTGGCCACCGACGCCTTCACCGTGGACCCCGGTGCCTACGAGATCCTCGTCGCCCGCTCCGCGGAACACGTCGTCCGGAGCGCGCAGTTGACGGTGACCGGGACGGCCCCCGCACCCCGCGAGGTGGTCGGCCGACGCGTCCTGGCCGCCGACTTCGACGACTGCGCGGACATCACCCTCGTCGACGCCACCCGTGCCGCCGGCGACGCGGTCACCCCGGCCGATGCCGCTCGCCCCGCGACTCTGCTGTTCCGCTCCGTCGACCTGTCCGGTGCCACCCGATTCGAGGCTGAGGTCGCGCGCGAGAGCACCGGACCGGCTGAGGCACGCCTTGAGGTCCGGGCCGGCGACCGGCTCCTCGCACACGTAACTCCGCCGGTCACCGGGGGCCGCCGTACGTGGACAACGGTGAGCGCCGACACGACCGCCCCCGGCAACGGTGTCCAGGACCTACAACTGACCCTGCACGGAGACTTCCGCTTCGCCTCTTTCTCCTTCGGCCTGGCCGCGGCCTCGGACGCGATCGCGTGA